One genomic window of Desulfuromonas sp. AOP6 includes the following:
- a CDS encoding TAXI family TRAP transporter solute-binding subunit, producing the protein MIKTARLMSLTLSALLVAAMTLVPNIGHAQKTRLAFSGGPDGGTFQYFSNGIATRLSKTIPNVEVSNMASAGSVENVRRVNSGEADFGIAYSGDTYLARTGQLPKDTRKYENVHALAYLYGAPAHLIVLDGSGINAVSDLAGKRVAVGGAGSGAAASAQRYFETLGLWDKMNVEFIGYSKAASALGDKLIDAMWVFAGFPNSSVIQAAASNKIKVLSLYEAGEKGGVFKKYPFYAPVTIPAGTYSGIDYDVKTFQDSALWVAGKHVDSNVIYQVTKDIFTPEGLSYLVKVKSTAKAMSVEGALTGIVTPVHEGAEKLWKEKGLALTPEQTAR; encoded by the coding sequence ATGATCAAGACAGCAAGGTTAATGTCCCTTACGCTTTCAGCTCTGCTTGTAGCGGCCATGACACTGGTTCCCAATATCGGTCACGCCCAGAAAACACGTCTGGCTTTCTCCGGTGGTCCCGACGGCGGTACATTCCAGTACTTTTCCAACGGCATCGCCACCCGTCTCTCCAAAACTATTCCGAACGTTGAAGTCTCCAACATGGCTTCGGCCGGCTCCGTGGAAAACGTCCGCCGCGTCAACTCCGGCGAGGCCGATTTCGGCATCGCTTACTCAGGAGACACCTACCTGGCCCGTACCGGCCAGCTGCCCAAAGATACCCGCAAGTACGAAAACGTCCATGCCCTGGCCTATCTTTACGGCGCCCCTGCGCACCTTATCGTACTTGACGGCAGCGGCATCAACGCGGTCAGCGACCTCGCCGGCAAGCGTGTTGCCGTAGGTGGGGCAGGTTCCGGTGCCGCGGCTTCGGCCCAGCGCTACTTCGAGACGCTTGGACTGTGGGACAAGATGAATGTCGAGTTCATCGGCTACAGCAAGGCCGCTTCGGCACTCGGTGACAAGCTCATCGACGCCATGTGGGTTTTCGCCGGCTTCCCAAACTCTTCGGTCATCCAGGCCGCTGCCAGCAACAAAATCAAAGTTCTCAGTCTTTATGAGGCGGGCGAAAAAGGCGGCGTCTTCAAGAAGTATCCCTTCTACGCCCCAGTCACCATTCCCGCCGGCACCTACAGCGGCATCGATTATGACGTCAAAACATTCCAGGATTCCGCCCTCTGGGTGGCCGGCAAACATGTCGACAGCAATGTCATTTATCAAGTGACCAAAGACATCTTCACCCCCGAAGGGCTTTCCTACCTGGTCAAAGTGAAGAGCACCGCCAAAGCCATGAGCGTTGAAGGAGCCCTTACCGGCATCGTAACGCCTGTGCATGAAGGCGCTGAAAAGCTCTGGAAAGAAAAGGGCCTGGCCCTGACCCCCGAGCAGACTGCCCGCTAA
- a CDS encoding TRAP transporter fused permease subunit — protein sequence MSEEKNKELEELENLSPEEQEKLKKLMEKDAKSYRSPTGFFKGLVALLGAGMVIFYFYTAGLAAVATQYHRGVYVFATYVLVFLLYPAGKVKIRALLTAVLSIILSMLGTALLFFSDMAAFHERLLEIGDRYGSGGLGGAIASAAGLWQVALGAVLIFALVMIGDRLIMRRSGNNPTISDILFALLSAAVVYYWMHEFENLNYRAGAENELDAMVSIVGVFLSLEVCRRVLGWSMTLIGLGMIVYGYFGPYFPDMLSHRGFGIERLATALYLTTNGVFGVMANVLATYVILFIFFGAFLHKSGAGKFFIDLPLAIAGNSTGGPAKVAVIASALFGSVSGSAIANTVSTGAFTIPLMKRAGFKPHVAGAIEPAASIGGMFLPPIMGAGGFLMAELTNTSYTTIMMIAIFPALLYFFSVFCMIHFEAKKQGLKGIQGEEFPHWKVVLKREWYFSLPLVIITVLMIMGRSPGYSAFWATISCVVISWFRKETRMGIKEIWEAILTGANNTLIIGATLGVIGIIVGTISLTGIGLKFSDIIISMAQGNLMLALLLVALASLVLGMGVPVTAAYLITAVLAVPPLVEMGVPVIAAHMIVYWLSQDSNITPPVCVAAYAGAAIAGSDPWKTGWTSFKFAKLLYVMPILFAFTPSILFQAKPINVKMPAIHAEVPFASVLKVDVKEGDEFVKGDILATVLVDDKPVDIKAKKDGRVTQIKTFTGGLANPGDVLIEGEIIATKTKVFSSFFSAVLGTIAFSSLTMFFWIRRTSIPEWLILAAATILLYWPTLITDAVGIGLVAIVFIMQKAKNKREQALAA from the coding sequence ATGTCGGAAGAAAAAAACAAAGAACTGGAAGAACTGGAAAATCTGAGCCCAGAGGAACAGGAAAAGCTGAAAAAGCTCATGGAGAAGGACGCCAAGTCCTACCGCTCTCCCACAGGCTTTTTCAAAGGGCTGGTAGCCCTGCTGGGCGCGGGCATGGTCATTTTCTATTTCTACACCGCCGGCCTGGCGGCGGTAGCGACCCAGTACCATCGAGGGGTCTACGTCTTTGCCACCTACGTGCTGGTGTTCCTGCTTTACCCGGCGGGCAAGGTAAAAATCCGCGCTCTCCTTACGGCGGTTCTGTCCATCATCCTTTCCATGCTAGGGACCGCACTCCTTTTCTTTTCCGACATGGCGGCTTTTCACGAACGCCTGCTGGAGATAGGGGACCGCTACGGCTCCGGGGGGCTTGGCGGAGCCATCGCATCGGCAGCCGGGTTGTGGCAGGTCGCCCTCGGTGCCGTGCTGATATTCGCCCTGGTCATGATCGGCGATCGTCTTATCATGCGCCGCTCCGGCAACAACCCGACGATTTCTGACATCCTCTTCGCCCTGCTCTCGGCGGCCGTGGTCTATTACTGGATGCACGAGTTCGAAAACCTCAATTACCGGGCTGGTGCGGAGAATGAGTTGGACGCCATGGTCAGTATTGTCGGCGTCTTTCTCTCCCTGGAAGTCTGCCGCCGCGTTCTCGGCTGGTCCATGACCCTCATCGGCTTAGGCATGATCGTCTACGGCTACTTCGGCCCTTACTTCCCCGACATGCTTTCCCATCGCGGCTTCGGTATCGAGCGTCTGGCCACGGCCCTCTACCTGACCACCAACGGGGTATTCGGCGTCATGGCCAATGTTCTGGCCACCTACGTTATTCTTTTTATCTTTTTCGGTGCTTTCCTGCACAAAAGCGGGGCGGGCAAATTCTTCATCGACCTGCCGCTGGCTATTGCCGGCAACAGCACCGGCGGGCCGGCCAAGGTAGCAGTCATCGCCTCGGCCCTGTTCGGCTCCGTTTCGGGCAGCGCCATCGCCAACACAGTCTCCACCGGCGCCTTCACCATTCCCCTCATGAAACGGGCGGGCTTCAAGCCCCATGTGGCCGGCGCCATTGAACCGGCCGCTTCCATCGGCGGCATGTTCCTGCCGCCGATCATGGGGGCCGGCGGCTTCCTGATGGCTGAACTGACCAACACCTCCTACACCACCATCATGATGATCGCCATCTTCCCTGCCCTGCTTTACTTCTTCTCCGTCTTCTGCATGATCCATTTCGAAGCGAAGAAGCAGGGCCTCAAGGGCATACAGGGCGAAGAGTTTCCCCACTGGAAGGTGGTGCTCAAGCGTGAATGGTATTTCAGTTTGCCGCTGGTCATCATCACGGTGCTGATGATCATGGGCCGCTCTCCCGGTTATTCCGCTTTCTGGGCGACGATCTCATGCGTTGTCATCAGCTGGTTCCGCAAAGAGACCCGCATGGGAATCAAGGAGATCTGGGAGGCCATTCTCACTGGCGCCAACAATACCCTGATTATCGGCGCCACCCTCGGGGTCATCGGTATCATCGTCGGCACCATATCCCTTACCGGCATCGGTCTGAAGTTCTCCGATATCATCATTTCCATGGCCCAGGGGAACCTCATGCTGGCCCTGCTGCTGGTCGCCCTGGCTTCCCTGGTGCTCGGCATGGGGGTTCCAGTGACGGCGGCCTACCTGATCACTGCCGTACTGGCCGTGCCACCCCTGGTGGAGATGGGTGTCCCCGTGATCGCCGCACACATGATCGTCTACTGGCTCAGCCAGGATTCCAACATCACTCCGCCCGTCTGCGTGGCGGCCTACGCTGGCGCGGCCATCGCTGGTTCCGACCCCTGGAAGACCGGGTGGACCAGCTTCAAGTTTGCCAAGCTCCTCTACGTCATGCCGATCCTCTTTGCCTTCACGCCGTCGATCCTGTTCCAGGCCAAGCCGATCAACGTCAAGATGCCGGCAATCCATGCCGAAGTCCCCTTCGCTTCCGTCCTCAAGGTCGATGTCAAGGAAGGGGACGAGTTCGTCAAAGGGGACATTCTGGCAACCGTGCTGGTGGACGACAAGCCTGTGGATATCAAGGCTAAAAAAGACGGCCGCGTCACTCAGATCAAGACGTTTACCGGCGGGCTGGCCAATCCTGGGGACGTGCTGATCGAAGGTGAGATCATCGCCACAAAGACCAAGGTCTTCTCCTCCTTCTTCTCGGCCGTCCTGGGAACCATCGCCTTCTCATCGCTGACCATGTTCTTCTGGATACGCCGCACAAGTATCCCCGAATGGCTGATTCTGGCGGCCGCCACAATCCTGCTTTACTGGCCAACGTTGATTACGGATGCTGTCGGCATAGGCCTTGTGGCCATCGTCTTTATCATGCAGAAGGCTAAAAACAAACGGGAACAGGCGCTGGCCGCCTGA
- a CDS encoding universal stress protein, with translation MKSIKKILYATDFSESANDAADYALTLAKLAGATIHVLHVIGELVDSRKSQIQPEAFAMLEKNVEVQTVKEMEDFCQSRFGQQIPYTSEVVIGTPFQQIIEKARAVGADLIVMGTHGRTGIEHVIVGSTAERVVRRSKIPVLTVQQQAN, from the coding sequence ATGAAAAGCATCAAGAAAATACTTTATGCAACCGATTTTTCTGAAAGTGCCAACGATGCGGCCGACTATGCGCTGACCCTGGCCAAATTGGCGGGAGCCACCATACATGTTCTGCATGTCATCGGCGAGTTGGTGGACAGCCGCAAAAGCCAGATCCAGCCGGAGGCTTTTGCCATGTTGGAGAAGAATGTGGAGGTGCAAACCGTCAAGGAGATGGAGGACTTCTGTCAAAGCCGTTTTGGCCAACAGATCCCCTATACCTCGGAAGTGGTCATCGGCACGCCTTTTCAGCAGATCATCGAGAAGGCCAGGGCTGTTGGAGCCGATCTGATCGTTATGGGAACGCATGGACGTACCGGCATCGAGCACGTTATTGTGGGCAGCACCGCCGAAAGGGTGGTCAGGCGTTCGAAAATCCCTGTACTGACAGTGCAGCAGCAGGCGAACTGA
- a CDS encoding TAXI family TRAP transporter solute-binding subunit — MSKRFFHLCSLFVLLSATLSATLVLAAPPQVRFVSGPAGGTFDVVGDTITRLVNEKSTEMHISRSISAGSVENLRRLSSGQADFGIIYAGDLFLAQQGRLPYDARTYDNVLVAAYLYSAPAQMLVRQDSDIQTVEDLVGKRVAIGGPGSGAAAAAQLYLTSIGLWDRIRPDYTGYQEAVSALAHRYVDAIWLFAALPTPAATHAGQAFPIRLLDLQEAGVKAGFFTDYPFFAPTTIPAGTYQGIDRDISTFSDRALLAAGAQVPEEAVREVLRKVFSGEGLDRLGEKEPSLVGLNKQKGVQTKARPLHPGAMTFWKEQGLQISAP; from the coding sequence ATGAGCAAGCGATTTTTTCACCTTTGCAGCCTTTTTGTTCTACTTTCTGCCACCCTGTCCGCCACTCTGGTTCTGGCCGCCCCCCCACAGGTTCGCTTTGTGAGTGGTCCAGCTGGGGGAACCTTTGATGTGGTCGGGGACACGATCACGCGCCTGGTCAACGAGAAAAGCACCGAAATGCACATCAGCCGCAGCATCTCCGCCGGCTCGGTGGAAAATCTGCGCCGCCTCAGCTCCGGCCAGGCCGATTTCGGCATTATCTACGCCGGCGATCTCTTTCTAGCCCAGCAGGGCCGTTTGCCCTATGATGCCCGCACCTATGACAATGTCCTGGTGGCGGCCTATCTCTACAGCGCCCCGGCCCAGATGCTGGTACGTCAGGACAGCGACATTCAGACGGTGGAGGATTTGGTCGGCAAGCGCGTGGCGATCGGCGGGCCTGGCTCCGGTGCTGCCGCAGCCGCCCAGCTCTATCTGACCAGCATCGGCCTGTGGGACCGCATTCGCCCCGACTACACCGGCTATCAGGAGGCGGTCTCTGCCTTGGCACACCGCTATGTCGATGCCATCTGGCTCTTTGCCGCCCTGCCCACGCCGGCGGCGACGCATGCAGGCCAGGCTTTTCCCATTCGGCTGCTCGACCTTCAGGAGGCTGGAGTCAAAGCTGGTTTCTTTACCGACTATCCCTTTTTCGCACCGACCACTATTCCGGCGGGCACCTACCAGGGCATCGACCGTGATATTTCGACCTTTTCCGATCGGGCCCTGTTAGCTGCCGGAGCCCAGGTGCCAGAGGAAGCAGTGCGGGAAGTTTTACGGAAAGTCTTTTCTGGCGAGGGTCTGGACAGGCTGGGCGAGAAAGAACCGAGCCTGGTCGGCCTGAACAAGCAGAAGGGAGTGCAGACCAAGGCAAGACCGCTGCATCCTGGTGCCATGACTTTCTGGAAAGAGCAGGGTTTGCAGATATCGGCGCCTTGA
- a CDS encoding phage holin family protein: protein MKGLMLRWLILTLAILAASYLIEGIAASGFWAAFFAAATLGILNALLRPILLLITLPINILTLGLFTFVINAMLLMMVSGVISGFYVRGFGSALLGSLIVSLISWLLSSFINEQGRVEVIALRQRSNGRWE, encoded by the coding sequence ATGAAGGGATTGATGCTACGCTGGCTGATTCTGACTCTGGCCATACTGGCCGCCTCTTACCTGATCGAGGGGATCGCGGCCAGCGGGTTTTGGGCGGCTTTTTTTGCGGCAGCCACCCTGGGGATTCTCAACGCCTTGCTGCGCCCCATTCTGCTGCTGATCACTCTGCCGATCAATATTCTGACCCTCGGCCTGTTCACATTCGTGATTAACGCGATGCTGTTGATGATGGTTTCCGGGGTCATCTCGGGTTTTTATGTCCGTGGTTTCGGTTCAGCCCTGCTGGGTTCTCTGATTGTCAGCCTGATCAGTTGGCTGCTGAGTTCCTTTATCAACGAACAGGGCCGGGTCGAAGTCATTGCTCTGCGCCAGCGTTCGAACGGTCGCTGGGAGTAA
- the xpt gene encoding xanthine phosphoribosyltransferase: MQQLIERLRRDARSLAGNLIKVDSFLNHQVDTALLTQAGQHLAHQFAAEEISKIVTAEASGIIPAFATAQAMGIPFIYARKSRPLTMADNPLCAEVTSRTRGSDAELFLSREYLGPTDRILVVDDFLGSGQTAAALGQMVRQSGATLCAFAFLVEKGYEKGRVTLANFDLPVKTLARIDLTKDGLAIS, encoded by the coding sequence ATGCAGCAACTGATCGAACGCCTCCGTCGGGACGCCCGCTCCCTCGCCGGCAATCTTATCAAGGTGGACAGTTTTCTCAACCATCAGGTGGACACCGCCCTGCTCACCCAGGCAGGGCAGCACCTTGCCCACCAGTTTGCCGCAGAAGAAATCAGTAAAATCGTCACGGCCGAGGCCAGTGGCATCATTCCCGCCTTTGCCACGGCCCAGGCCATGGGCATTCCATTCATCTACGCCCGCAAGAGCCGCCCCCTTACCATGGCCGACAACCCGCTGTGTGCCGAGGTCACCAGCCGCACCCGAGGCAGCGACGCCGAGCTCTTTCTGTCACGGGAATATCTGGGCCCGACGGATCGCATCCTGGTGGTTGACGATTTTCTCGGCAGCGGGCAGACCGCTGCCGCCCTGGGGCAGATGGTGCGGCAGAGTGGCGCCACCCTGTGCGCTTTCGCTTTTCTGGTCGAAAAAGGGTACGAAAAAGGTCGTGTCACCTTGGCGAATTTTGACCTCCCCGTAAAAACTCTGGCGCGGATTGACCTCACCAAGGACGGTCTGGCGATATCTTGA
- a CDS encoding alpha/beta hydrolase → MADDGTRIIRQENGHIFGISEFGTPTGKPLFYFHGFPGSRLEARIIHQLAWRHQIRVIAVDRPGYGKSSYQPQRRLSHWSRDIGDIADALELDRFSILGVSGGAPYAAACARFMPDRLIKTGIVCGLAPLDEAALLKRLHGPDRRFVWMKKLPRPLYRLPLLLAGLAARRQPQHLLALVARTLPPCDRAAMTDEDIRPLLTDSMREAFSQGSAGAFADLCVYGESWGFALEDIRTKVLLWHGEKDTVVPCAMGRFMAERIAGCAATFLPEEGHFSLPLLQAEAILMALMDQDDLPTGYGNGTIRG, encoded by the coding sequence ATGGCAGACGATGGCACCCGTATAATCCGGCAGGAAAACGGCCATATCTTCGGTATCAGCGAGTTTGGCACGCCCACGGGAAAGCCGCTCTTCTATTTCCACGGTTTCCCCGGCTCACGCCTGGAAGCCCGCATTATCCACCAACTGGCATGGCGCCACCAGATCCGCGTCATCGCTGTGGACAGACCGGGTTACGGCAAATCGTCCTACCAACCTCAACGCCGACTTTCTCATTGGTCGCGGGATATTGGGGACATTGCCGACGCCCTCGAGTTGGATAGATTCAGCATACTCGGCGTGTCAGGCGGGGCTCCTTATGCTGCGGCCTGCGCCCGTTTTATGCCAGATCGCCTCATAAAAACGGGGATCGTCTGCGGCCTTGCCCCCCTTGACGAGGCTGCTTTGCTGAAACGACTCCATGGCCCGGACCGCCGCTTCGTCTGGATGAAAAAGCTGCCTCGTCCCCTTTATCGCCTGCCGTTGCTGCTGGCCGGGCTGGCGGCCAGGCGACAGCCTCAGCATTTGCTGGCGCTGGTCGCCCGAACGTTGCCCCCCTGTGACCGCGCGGCGATGACGGACGAAGACATTCGCCCGCTGCTGACAGACTCCATGCGTGAAGCCTTCAGCCAAGGGAGTGCCGGCGCTTTTGCCGACCTCTGTGTGTATGGAGAGTCCTGGGGCTTCGCCCTGGAAGACATCCGCACCAAGGTCCTGCTCTGGCACGGCGAAAAAGATACGGTAGTCCCCTGTGCCATGGGGCGCTTCATGGCCGAGAGGATCGCAGGCTGCGCAGCGACTTTCCTGCCGGAGGAGGGACACTTCTCCCTGCCTCTCCTGCAGGCGGAAGCTATCCTGATGGCGCTGATGGATCAGGACGATTTGCCAACTGGCTACGGTAACGGGACGATCAGAGGATAG
- a CDS encoding PAS domain-containing sensor histidine kinase, translated as MTSLSGKSHLNSCADARSGEDVLSRQARYFSDGFLARHLLEALPTVVAIVNDQRQIVYANKPLLDLVGVCDVEALRGLRPGEALRCVRVETSGQGCGDGPMCQSCGAALAVLSALAGEIDEREFRLSRQFDGRMEALDLVVRATPLTFQGEKFSVFALADVSHEKRRAFLERMFFHDILNVVGSIKGFAEHLRVCDPGQQERIFELIHLAAEQTIDEIEAQRALAAAESGELALDVETFSSLALVETLADLYRRHEVATGRELRVDPEAAALPVTSDKTLLGRVLGNMLKNALEACPAGGRVTLGCRGGKDCIEFWVHNPGVLSPEAKAGIFQRSFSTKGASRGLGTYSMELLSNYLSGTVHYTSSPEAGTCFTASYPLIVPLP; from the coding sequence GTGACCTCACTATCTGGAAAATCTCACCTGAATTCCTGTGCCGACGCCCGGTCGGGTGAGGATGTGCTGTCGCGGCAAGCGCGCTATTTCTCGGACGGGTTCCTGGCCCGACACCTGCTGGAAGCCTTGCCCACGGTGGTGGCCATCGTCAACGACCAGCGGCAGATCGTCTATGCCAATAAGCCTCTGCTCGATCTTGTCGGCGTTTGTGATGTTGAGGCCTTGCGGGGACTTCGTCCTGGTGAGGCCTTACGGTGCGTGCGGGTTGAGACAAGCGGCCAGGGCTGCGGCGACGGGCCCATGTGCCAAAGCTGCGGAGCGGCCCTGGCGGTGTTGAGCGCCCTGGCAGGGGAGATCGATGAGCGGGAATTCCGCCTCTCCCGCCAGTTCGACGGACGCATGGAGGCCCTTGATCTGGTGGTCCGCGCGACACCACTGACCTTTCAGGGCGAGAAGTTTTCCGTCTTTGCCCTGGCCGATGTCAGTCATGAAAAGCGCCGTGCCTTTCTGGAGCGCATGTTTTTCCATGACATTTTGAATGTAGTCGGGAGTATCAAGGGGTTTGCCGAACATCTGCGTGTCTGCGATCCGGGACAACAGGAGAGGATCTTTGAACTGATCCATCTGGCCGCTGAACAGACCATTGACGAAATCGAGGCCCAGCGGGCCCTGGCTGCGGCCGAGTCGGGAGAGTTGGCGCTGGATGTGGAAACCTTCTCCAGTCTCGCCTTGGTCGAAACTTTGGCAGATCTTTATCGTCGGCACGAAGTGGCTACCGGCAGGGAACTGCGGGTCGATCCCGAGGCGGCGGCACTTCCCGTAACCAGTGACAAAACCCTGCTTGGCCGCGTGCTGGGCAATATGCTCAAGAACGCCCTGGAAGCCTGTCCTGCTGGAGGCCGGGTTACGCTGGGGTGCCGCGGCGGCAAAGACTGCATCGAGTTCTGGGTGCACAACCCAGGCGTTCTGTCACCGGAGGCCAAGGCCGGTATTTTCCAGCGCTCCTTTTCCACCAAAGGCGCCTCCCGGGGCTTGGGCACCTACAGCATGGAGCTGCTCAGCAACTACCTGAGCGGCACGGTCCATTACACCAGTTCCCCCGAAGCAGGCACTTGCTTCACCGCGTCCTATCCTCTGATCGTCCCGTTACCGTAG
- a CDS encoding FHA domain-containing protein — MLRILLKFNDKVLKVVDTDKEQLTIGRNLENDLQIDNLAVSSFHARVENQLGHYFIEDLNSTNGTFVNGRKITRWGLKPDDAVTIGKHTLVFMMEEGDSVSSGAALRELDMDKTMVLETRQHREALDRLELSGYPLGVLNDVGSAGNEGEFELTRSLTVMGKDPGADIQLRGWFAPKVAGYVLRGKDGYTLSPGEGRLRLKVNGRSVTEDIPLKEGDLVEVASRRLRFHLRQ; from the coding sequence ATGCTCAGAATTCTGCTCAAATTCAACGACAAGGTTCTCAAGGTAGTCGATACGGACAAGGAACAGTTGACGATCGGACGGAACCTGGAGAACGATCTGCAGATCGACAACCTGGCCGTCTCAAGCTTTCATGCCCGGGTAGAAAATCAGTTGGGGCATTATTTTATCGAAGACCTCAACAGCACCAACGGAACCTTTGTGAACGGGCGAAAAATTACGCGCTGGGGCCTCAAACCGGATGACGCTGTCACGATCGGCAAGCACACCCTCGTCTTCATGATGGAGGAGGGTGACAGCGTCTCCTCCGGGGCTGCCCTGCGAGAGCTCGACATGGACAAGACCATGGTGCTGGAGACGCGGCAGCATCGCGAAGCTCTCGACCGCTTGGAGCTGTCGGGCTATCCCTTGGGAGTTTTGAACGATGTTGGCAGCGCCGGGAACGAGGGGGAATTTGAGCTGACCCGCTCGCTGACGGTCATGGGGAAAGATCCAGGCGCCGATATCCAGCTGCGGGGCTGGTTTGCCCCCAAAGTGGCAGGCTATGTCCTGCGGGGCAAGGACGGATATACCCTGTCGCCGGGAGAAGGTCGCCTCCGCCTGAAAGTCAACGGCCGCAGTGTGACAGAGGATATCCCTCTCAAAGAAGGCGATCTTGTTGAGGTCGCCTCGCGGCGTCTGCGTTTTCACCTGCGTCAGTAA
- a CDS encoding Stp1/IreP family PP2C-type Ser/Thr phosphatase codes for MRLLSWGQTDQGLLRENNEDSFILSPERGLFVVADGMGGYAAGEVASSLAVREVQKFLQDLDQGKAFADMSADEALRQAFLAADEAVSREARDNPGWRGMGCTLVTAWIQGERMTVAHVGDSRLYRVRQGSLELLTEDHTLVHEQVLQGLLSPADATVSPNRHVLTRALGSFPNTEVSVAQFTIEEDDRYLLCTDGLTDMLDDETILSLVLSTDDPRTACARLVDAANAAGGKDNITAVLFFCQPNGISRFFKGRLPRFRR; via the coding sequence ATGCGCCTCCTATCCTGGGGACAGACTGATCAGGGGCTGCTTCGCGAGAACAACGAAGACAGCTTCATCCTTTCCCCCGAACGAGGTCTGTTTGTCGTGGCCGATGGCATGGGCGGCTATGCGGCCGGTGAGGTTGCCAGCAGTCTGGCGGTGCGGGAAGTGCAGAAGTTTTTGCAGGACTTGGATCAGGGCAAAGCCTTTGCCGACATGTCGGCGGATGAGGCTCTGCGGCAGGCGTTTTTGGCCGCCGACGAGGCGGTTTCCCGGGAAGCCCGTGACAATCCTGGCTGGCGCGGCATGGGGTGCACACTGGTGACTGCCTGGATTCAGGGTGAGCGGATGACCGTCGCCCACGTTGGCGACAGCCGACTCTACCGCGTGCGCCAGGGGAGCCTCGAGCTGCTGACAGAGGATCATACGCTGGTGCACGAGCAGGTTCTTCAGGGTCTGCTCTCCCCGGCCGATGCGACTGTTTCACCTAATCGACACGTGCTGACCCGGGCGCTGGGATCTTTCCCCAACACGGAAGTGTCAGTCGCTCAGTTTACTATCGAAGAGGATGACCGTTACCTGCTGTGTACCGACGGTCTTACCGACATGCTGGATGATGAAACCATCCTTTCTCTGGTCCTGTCGACAGACGATCCTCGCACGGCCTGCGCCCGTCTGGTCGATGCCGCCAATGCCGCCGGAGGAAAGGACAATATCACCGCAGTACTGTTTTTTTGTCAGCCCAACGGGATCAGCCGTTTTTTCAAGGGACGGCTGCCGCGATTCAGGAGGTAA